ACCATTGAAATCGCCGCTGCTGAAGATGGAGTTCATGACGCCCCAACCCCAGCCGACGGTATAGGGGGTCCGCTGTCCTCCAGCACCATTTCCTTCATACAAACGGAGGTCGCCGTTGCTGCGACGTGCCATGAGATCGGGAATACCGTCACCACTGAAATCCCCTGGTGAGAAGAGCTGCGTCATGGTGCTCCAACCGATGCTGACCTGCTTCCGTGCACCAAAGCTGCCAGCTCCATCACCTGGGTAGAACCACAGGACGTCGCCGGATCGTGCCAGGACGTCGGGCTTCCCGTCGCTGTTGAAATCGCCCGGGGTGATGGTGTCCGTGTTGGCTGACCAGGCGGGTGCAGGCAAGGCGAGTTGCCGTGGGCCGAGTCCACCTGCGCCGTTGCCGGGATACAGGTACAGGTTCCCGGCGGTATCAGCCGCCAGGACGTCAGCGCGGCCGTCACCGTTGAAGTCATGGGCCGACGGCGGTCCGGCTGCCGGAACGGTGTACGTCTGGGTAGCCACAGCCGAAGTGTTGCCCGCGGTATCGACGCCTATGTATTTGAGCGTCAGCGTGGAGCTGCCCATCACAATCGGGCTGGTGTACTTGATGTTCGTAGCAGACTCCGTGGCCGTGGGGGTGCTGCCGTTCGTCGTGTAATAGATGGCCGCCCCAGGCTCGTTGGCTGTCAGCGTGATCGTGGCGCCGCTGGCCAAGGCCCGTGAGGTGGGATTGGCCGTCACAACAGGAGCCGTCGTGTCCGGCGGAATCGTGTAGGTCTGTGTTGCGACGTCGGAGGTGTTTCCAGCCGTGTCCTTCGCGAAGTACTTCAGGGTCATGGGGCCGGGCCCATTGAACGTAATTGGCGCGGTATACACCAGGCCGGCCGTGAGGGGATCAGTGCCGTCTGTGGTGTAACGGATTTCCGCTGGTTCGTTGGCGGACAAGGTGATGGTGGTACCTGTTGCGTAGGCCCCGCCTGCAGGGTTGGCCGTCACGACGGGCTTGGTGACGTCAGGGCCCGTGGAGTACGTCTGGGTGGCCACGACCGAGGAATTGTTGGCGCCGTCAACGGCGAAGTACTTCAGGGTCATCGGGCCATTCAGCGGGATGGGGCTGGCGTACTTGCTGCTCGCCGTCGTGGGGTTGCTGCCGTCCGTGGTGTAGTAGATCGTCGCCGTCTCATTGGCAGTGAGGGTGATGGATTGACCCACAGCGTATGTTCCACCCGGAGGCGTCGCAGTGACCACGGGGGCAACGTTGTCCGTTCCCAGGTACGCCTCAAACTCGGCCAGACCGGCGTTCGTGGTGGTGGAGCTTACTGAGGTGATGTTCAAACGCACAGAGCTCACGGTCTTTGCCGGGAAGTTGATGGTGAGTCCGGAGCCATTATTGGGAAGGGCAGGGACTGTCACTGTGCTTCCGTCCGAGAACAACAGGTTTCCTCCGGTGACTTGGTCCGAGAGGAGCGGCCGGTCGAACAAGGTCACCGAGTTGATGGTCCTTGTGGGGGAGAAGTTGTATTGAATCCAACTGCCTGCCTTTTCGCCGGCTGTTACCCACTCACGGGTTGCGTCCATGGGGGCGCCCCAGTCGTACCCATCCCGGGCCTTCTCCGGACTCTGGGCTGCTGCTTTCTGGGATGACGCCGTGACGGTGGTCCCTGCCGACTTAGCGGCGTTGCCCACCCACTCAATGGCTGTGATGTATTGCCGCTTCAGCCACTCGTCGTAGGGGGAATCGGGGCAACCTTCGCCGGGACTGCTGCAGATATACATGTCGAAATCCGCGAATCGCACGAAGGTGTCCACCTTCGCAGTGAGTTCAGCACCCGTCACATTCTGGGGGTACTCGTCAATCACGTATGCATCGTAGGCCAGGGAAGTATGGGGCCCGGTGTAACTGCGCGTAGCCAACTGGGCGAATTTGGCAGTTGCCCAATGGTCGCTGTGGTCGTAGGGGTTGTTAAAGTTGCCGGTCCAATCCTGTGTACGGAACGTGGTCGGTTGGAAGTTGGCCACCAGCCGGTTCAGCGCCGTCTGGAACTGTGACTTGGTGAACGTGGCGGCATTGTCCACGGGCCTGATGGAGGAAAGCCGTCCATCCCAGAGTTTGAGGATGCTCTGATCGTTGTACGCCGCACTGCCATCACCATTCGGGAAACCATCGGGCAGCCGCATGAACACTACCGAGATGTTTGGTGCGCCATTGAGGGTTTGCATAGTGAGCGGCCGATTGGGAACGCCTGCGTCCGAGGTCGTCCAGGAATCAGACACCCCTGCCATCTTGGAGTAACTGGCCCTGATTCCGGCTTCCAGGCCCTTCCAGTACGAAGCGCCCTCGCCGGCCTCGCCCGCAGTGGTAAACACCGTTTGGACGCAGCGTTTGGCTTGGATATCCCTCATGAAATCGGGGCTCAGGAAAATCAGGTCATCGTCCGTGTGGGCAACGATCTGCATGGCCCCGCCGGTTCCGGCACACGGCGGTACGGCTGACACCGCAGGGGCACCCGAAAATGCGACGAGTCCCGCGAAGGCCAGAGCCGGACTAAAGATAAAACCCAGAAGGCTGAAAAAATGGGATTGCCGATTCGGACGACGGACGTGTTTTGGACGGTCCACAACCATGCTCCTTTGAGCAGATGTTGGGCCCCCCAGCCGGCAAACTTACGACGCCCATAGGGACGTCATTCGAATGGAGTTATGCGCTATCCGAGCTCTCAGAGGAACGGAAAGCGATGCAGTGAGCGCTACTGTACTCCTCCGGGCCGGGCCTGAACAGGGTTCCGGCACACTTCCACGAACGCTTTAAAAGGCGCCAACCGCTCCGCATCCGGAAGCTGGGAAGCTTCCGGATGCCACTGCACTGAGGCCACCCAGCGGGAAGGGTCTTCAAGCGCTTCCACAGTGCCGTCGTCGGCGATCGCCGTCACCACCAGGCCTTCACCCACCCTGTCCACCGCCTGATGATGCCCCGAAGCGATCTTGATGGAAGTCCCTTCCGGAGCACCATAGAGCGCGGCGGTCTTCGAACCGGGTACCAGCACGACGTCGTGCCACGCCCACTCGTTGGCCGCGGGGTCATCGGGATTCAAGCCGTTGTGGTTGACGGCCGACGGTGCCATGTCCTGGATCAGCGTCCCGCCGTAGAGCACGTTCAGCAACTGGTGGCCGCGGCAAATCCCCAGCAGCGGAAGGCCGGCGTCGATCGTGGCCCGCGCGACGTCGATGTCCAAGTGATCCTGTTCCGGGTTGACGTCATATACCGAGTCCTCCGGGTCCTGGCCGTAAAGACGCGGTTCCAGGTCCCCGCCGCCGGGCAGCAGCACGCCGTCGAGCGTTTTCATGACCGAGGCCAGACGCCCGGCGCTGTCGGCCGAAACGGGGGTCAGCAACACCGGCTGCGCACCCGCTTCACCGAGCAGATCCACAATAAAGGTGAACAGTTGGTTGGCTTCGCCCACGCGGGCGTCGGGATTGTCCGAGCTGCTAAGGCGGACCGGAACTCCGATACGCGGCCGGGCGAAAGCGCCGTCATCTGAAGTCTTCATGCTTCATCATGCAACGGAACATCGCCCTGCGCGTAAACGGGACTCAGGCCGTTCGGCACTACTACGCTGATGCCATGAATCCCTCCGGTGCCTTGAACCCAAGTCCACGGACGCTCGACGTCGAAAGCATCGTCCATTTCGACAAACTGGTTACTTCCGGGGCCGGGTCCATGCACGGCTGGCACGCACAGTCCCTGGACCTTCGCGGACGTTCACGGGAACTAAAAATGATGGACCCGCAGGGCGCTATCTTCCTGGGATGCACTTTCGACGACGGCATCGAGGAGAGCCTTCGAAGCCGCGGCGCGCTCATCTTTCCCAAGATGCGCGGCGTACCGTTCAACCCGTACCGCGGCACCCTCTACACAGCAAGGGAACTCTACGAGGACATTTCCACTACCGAGTATGAAGCCACCCTGGACGCAAGGATTTATGAGTGGAGCATCCTTCCAGGCAAACGGGCAAGCCTGGACGCGACGCTCGCCGCAGCCCTCCACGACCACGCCATTGGCGATGCCCTGGACGAACTGCTGCAAGACGGTGAGTTATCCGGTACCAAGCTGGTAGGCGTCATGGGAGGACACGCCGCCCAGCGCGGAACCAAGGAATTCGACGACGCCGCGCGGCTGGGTCGCTTGCTCGCGCAAGCCGGATTCACGGTAGCCACCGGCGGTGGCCCCGGTGCGATGGAAGCAGCCAACATGGGCGCCTACCTCAGCGGACTGCCCGACGCCGATTCCACCGCAGCCCTGCAAACGCTCGCTTCCATCCCCGGGTTCAGGCCCTCGGTGACGGCTTGGGCGCGGCAAGCAGCCGCCGTCGTCGAACGTTACCCGGAAGGCACCGCGACGCTCGGCATACCCACGTGGTTCTACGGCCACGAGCCACCAAACCTGTTCGCAACCCACATCGCGAAGTACTTCGCCAACGCGATCCGGGAAGCGATCCTCCTGGAGCTTTGCAACGGTGGGATCGTGTTCCTGCCGGGTTCCGCCGGAACCGTGCAGGAGATCTTCCAGGACGCCTGCGAAAACTATTACGGCGCCCCCGAAACCATCACTCCCATGGTCCTGGTGGGCCGCGATCATTGGGAACAGACCTACCCGGCGTGGCCGATGCTGCGGAGCCTCGCTGCCGGGAGGCCCATGGCGGAGAGGATCTTCCTGGTGGACACTGTGGAGGATGCGCTCGCAGTCGTGGCCGCGGGCTAGAAGTTGCTGGAAGGGCTAGAAATCCTTACTGCAGGGGCCGGAGCCGAGTTGGGCAAGGCCCGTCTTGTCCCCGGCGGCGTACTCGCGAACCCACGAGGCTTGGTCGTACATCAGTTGGCGGGGGTCATCCACATGGTCCAAACCAAGAACGTGTCCGAGTTCGTGCATGATCACGGCCGTGCCCACTTCCTTGCCCTGGGGTGAGTCCATGATCCCGGCGAACTGGGGTGCATCCAACGATACCGAGCCAGTCACGTAAGCCTTATAGCCGTTGCTCAGGCCGATGGAAGAGCTTCCGCCCAAGCCGACCGTTTGCCCGGTCAGCCTCGGCACCTGCTCTGGTGTAGTCCAGGCAATGAGCACAGGCGCCCAGCGGTCACCGTAAGTCGTCGGCTGGTAGCCGGCCCTGTTGGTGGTGGGTAATTCGGACGTCGGACCGTCATAAATGAAGTGCAGCCCGGAGGCGAGGCTGGCCTGCCGGACGGCGTCCTCCACCATCGAATACCAGCTTGTTGGGGCCAGGTCCGAGTTCACCACGTAGTGGATCGGCCTGCAAGGGGAGTATGCCAGGGGAGTTCCGTCTGCTTTGACGGCCAGGAATTTGTAGGAAGTGCTGGTTCGCTGCAATGGCGCCGGCGTCCCCAGTGGCGCGTCGGCTTCTTCAAAGCCGGGCAGTGGATCCTGACGCTGGCCAAAGGGAACCAGCCCGGGGTGCGGCGCCTGGCTCTGCGTCGTGGAATCGGACCAGAACCTTTGAAGTTCGCCGCTGAAGTAGGCGCCGGCGCAGACCAAACCGAGGATGCCGAACAGGAACAGGATGGCCGCGATGCTGCTGTGTTTGATGGGCGGTCTGGGCGGCGGCATGGCATGCTGCTGATAAGGCGGCGGGGGATAGGGGTCAGGCCTCTCTGGCGACCCATAAGGTTCCATCGAACCCCCTCACGGGACGGCCCAATCGGACGGTGAGCGCCGCCGTCGGCCGCTTCCGTCAGGATAGAACCGATGGCGCGGTGAGTCCATGGCGGTGAGGCCAAGCTTCGGAGCTTCAGATGTCCTTGCGGCAAGGAGCCGAGGCCAGGAGGTGGAGGCCGTTCAGGTCGCCGGCGGCCAATCCGTCAGGGGCGCCGATCTCCGGGTACATCAGCTGAATGGGATCATCAACATGATCCAAACCCATGACGTGCCCCAGTTCGTGCTGCATGACGGCCAGCACGTAGTCCGAACCACCCTCCTCGGCAAGGAGCTCCATTACTTGCGGGGTGTCGAGCTCCAGGCTGCCCGTGATGTAGCTCTTGGGACCGTTGTTGAGCGAGTACATGGTGCTGCCGCCCGTACCGATGACGGTCTCAGCCAGCGCCGGAGCCGTCTCAGGTGTGGTCCATGAAATCAGCAAGGGCGCCCACCGGTCGCCGTACTTGGACGGTTGGTACGGTTCGCGTTTCGCTGTGGGGAGTTCGTCGGTGCTGCCATCGTTGACGAACTGGATCCCGGATGCCGCAGAAATATTGGCGATTGCGGTGGTAAGCAGTGCATCCGTACCCTCAGGCGCAGTGGCGTCGTTTACTACGTAGTGCAAGGGTCGGCACGGCGAGTACCCAACCGGGGTGCCGTCGTCGTTGGTTGCAAGGAACTTGTATGAATTGCTGGCGTTAGCTGGTGGCAGTGGCGACGCCAGCGGGGCGTCCGCCTCCTCGATTCCTGGCGGCGGCGCGTCCAAGGCACGGGCCGGGGTCTGCTGGATCGGCTCGCTCTTGGGCGAATTGGGCAGGGCCACGCCCGGAAACAGCCCGACGATTCGCGGATCGCCGTGGAGCAAACCGCTGACAAGGACAGCCACGACGGCGGCGACACCGGCCATGAGGACGCCACGAAGAATTCGGAGGGTTGTGCCCGCACGGCGGTGTTTTGGCGCGCGCAACGGCGGCTGCTCCGAATCCACGGTTCTCCATTCCCTACGCCCCGGTCACGCGGGGCCGCGCGGAGGACGAACCAACATTACCGCCTAGACGATCATCGTTCCGAACGCGAGGCCAAGCGCGTAGGTGGCTGCCGCAGCACCCAGGCCGATCGCCAACTGCCGGAAGCCACGGCTCAGCGGTGAGGTCCCGGACAACAGCCCGACGACGGCGCCAGTCGCCAGGAGCGCGATGCCCACCAGAACACCGGCTACTACCAGTGCCGCCACACCCGTCATGCCGAAAATGAACGGAAGGATGGGCACGATGGCACCAGAGGCGAAGAAGCAGAAGCTGGACATCGCGGCACCCCACGCAGACCCCACGGTTTCGTGGTCGTCAGCGGGTTGCTCCTTCTCCGGTTGCAAGGAAAGGCTCGGATCGCAGTCGCAACTGAAGAGTCCCATGCGTTCGGCGGCGCGGTGCTCGGCGGCCTCGCGGGTCATGCCCCTGGCCAGGTAGACCAGCACGAGCTCGTTGTGCTCGATGTCCAGAGAAGGGGCGGCAGTGAGGGTAGCCTGCGTGGGCAGCGTGGCGTTGAGCAACTCCCGTTGCGAGCGGACCGAAACGTACTCACCGGCGCCCATGGACAGGGCACCGGCCAGCAAACCGGCCACGCCACTCATGAGGACCACAGGGCTGGGAACGCCCGTTGCGGCCATGCCCATGACCAGTGAAAGGTTGCTCACCAGGCCATCGTTGGCCCCAAAAACGGCGGCACGGAAAGTACCCGAAAGCCTGTTGCGGCCACGGGTGGCAAGACCCCGAACAACTTCTTCGTGGATTTGTTCGTCGGCAACCATGGCCGGGGTCGCGGCAGGCTCGGCACCGTAAGGGGAGCGGCCTTCCGCGCGCTGCGCCAACGCGAGCACGAAGACGGAACCG
This genomic stretch from Micrococcaceae bacterium Sec5.1 harbors:
- a CDS encoding chitobiase/beta-hexosaminidase C-terminal domain-containing protein → MQIVAHTDDDLIFLSPDFMRDIQAKRCVQTVFTTAGEAGEGASYWKGLEAGIRASYSKMAGVSDSWTTSDAGVPNRPLTMQTLNGAPNISVVFMRLPDGFPNGDGSAAYNDQSILKLWDGRLSSIRPVDNAATFTKSQFQTALNRLVANFQPTTFRTQDWTGNFNNPYDHSDHWATAKFAQLATRSYTGPHTSLAYDAYVIDEYPQNVTGAELTAKVDTFVRFADFDMYICSSPGEGCPDSPYDEWLKRQYITAIEWVGNAAKSAGTTVTASSQKAAAQSPEKARDGYDWGAPMDATREWVTAGEKAGSWIQYNFSPTRTINSVTLFDRPLLSDQVTGGNLLFSDGSTVTVPALPNNGSGLTINFPAKTVSSVRLNITSVSSTTTNAGLAEFEAYLGTDNVAPVVTATPPGGTYAVGQSITLTANETATIYYTTDGSNPTTASSKYASPIPLNGPMTLKYFAVDGANNSSVVATQTYSTGPDVTKPVVTANPAGGAYATGTTITLSANEPAEIRYTTDGTDPLTAGLVYTAPITFNGPGPMTLKYFAKDTAGNTSDVATQTYTIPPDTTAPVVTANPTSRALASGATITLTANEPGAAIYYTTNGSTPTATESATNIKYTSPIVMGSSTLTLKYIGVDTAGNTSAVATQTYTVPAAGPPSAHDFNGDGRADVLAADTAGNLYLYPGNGAGGLGPRQLALPAPAWSANTDTITPGDFNSDGKPDVLARSGDVLWFYPGDGAGSFGARKQVSIGWSTMTQLFSPGDFSGDGIPDLMARRSNGDLRLYEGNGAGGQRTPYTVGWGWGVMNSIFSSGDFNGDGKADVLARRTDTGALWLYPGNGSGGWLQWTQIGTGWGTRTALAGPRDLDGDGKNDVVGRIGDTLWLYPGSGSGTLSNVPPVSLGSGWQAMKVIA
- a CDS encoding gamma-glutamyl-gamma-aminobutyrate hydrolase family protein (Members of this family of hydrolases with an active site Cys residue belong to MEROPS family C26.), with protein sequence MKTSDDGAFARPRIGVPVRLSSSDNPDARVGEANQLFTFIVDLLGEAGAQPVLLTPVSADSAGRLASVMKTLDGVLLPGGGDLEPRLYGQDPEDSVYDVNPEQDHLDIDVARATIDAGLPLLGICRGHQLLNVLYGGTLIQDMAPSAVNHNGLNPDDPAANEWAWHDVVLVPGSKTAALYGAPEGTSIKIASGHHQAVDRVGEGLVVTAIADDGTVEALEDPSRWVASVQWHPEASQLPDAERLAPFKAFVEVCRNPVQARPGGVQ
- a CDS encoding Rossmann fold nucleotide-binding protein, with the protein product MNPSGALNPSPRTLDVESIVHFDKLVTSGAGSMHGWHAQSLDLRGRSRELKMMDPQGAIFLGCTFDDGIEESLRSRGALIFPKMRGVPFNPYRGTLYTARELYEDISTTEYEATLDARIYEWSILPGKRASLDATLAAALHDHAIGDALDELLQDGELSGTKLVGVMGGHAAQRGTKEFDDAARLGRLLAQAGFTVATGGGPGAMEAANMGAYLSGLPDADSTAALQTLASIPGFRPSVTAWARQAAAVVERYPEGTATLGIPTWFYGHEPPNLFATHIAKYFANAIREAILLELCNGGIVFLPGSAGTVQEIFQDACENYYGAPETITPMVLVGRDHWEQTYPAWPMLRSLAAGRPMAERIFLVDTVEDALAVVAAG
- a CDS encoding matrixin family metalloprotease yields the protein MPPPRPPIKHSSIAAILFLFGILGLVCAGAYFSGELQRFWSDSTTQSQAPHPGLVPFGQRQDPLPGFEEADAPLGTPAPLQRTSTSYKFLAVKADGTPLAYSPCRPIHYVVNSDLAPTSWYSMVEDAVRQASLASGLHFIYDGPTSELPTTNRAGYQPTTYGDRWAPVLIAWTTPEQVPRLTGQTVGLGGSSSIGLSNGYKAYVTGSVSLDAPQFAGIMDSPQGKEVGTAVIMHELGHVLGLDHVDDPRQLMYDQASWVREYAAGDKTGLAQLGSGPCSKDF
- a CDS encoding matrixin family metalloprotease, which produces MDSEQPPLRAPKHRRAGTTLRILRGVLMAGVAAVVAVLVSGLLHGDPRIVGLFPGVALPNSPKSEPIQQTPARALDAPPPGIEEADAPLASPLPPANASNSYKFLATNDDGTPVGYSPCRPLHYVVNDATAPEGTDALLTTAIANISAASGIQFVNDGSTDELPTAKREPYQPSKYGDRWAPLLISWTTPETAPALAETVIGTGGSTMYSLNNGPKSYITGSLELDTPQVMELLAEEGGSDYVLAVMQHELGHVMGLDHVDDPIQLMYPEIGAPDGLAAGDLNGLHLLASAPCRKDI
- a CDS encoding VIT1/CCC1 transporter family protein, whose translation is MQKHQESHGSSSPAPDPARGSGTPPQPAPPTPADIRRWRQYLADERAEAAVYRELAQRRDGEERQILLALAEAEGRHEAHWLKLLGEHAGMPKGASTRSQLLGFLARHFGSVFVLALAQRAEGRSPYGAEPAATPAMVADEQIHEEVVRGLATRGRNRLSGTFRAAVFGANDGLVSNLSLVMGMAATGVPSPVVLMSGVAGLLAGALSMGAGEYVSVRSQRELLNATLPTQATLTAAPSLDIEHNELVLVYLARGMTREAAEHRAAERMGLFSCDCDPSLSLQPEKEQPADDHETVGSAWGAAMSSFCFFASGAIVPILPFIFGMTGVAALVVAGVLVGIALLATGAVVGLLSGTSPLSRGFRQLAIGLGAAAATYALGLAFGTMIV